The following proteins come from a genomic window of Sphaerisporangium rubeum:
- a CDS encoding RbsD/FucU domain-containing protein — MLRYPLLHPPLLGALAATGHGSRVLLADANYAHATNVRAGAPVIHLNLRPGMVRVDDVLEVLVDAVPLEAVHSMRPDDGGEPGVLGRYRDLLGPALPVEPLPRQAFYEAAKGPDVAFAVATGDERLYANLLLTIGFVVPA; from the coding sequence GTGCTCCGCTATCCCCTTCTCCACCCGCCGCTGCTCGGCGCGCTCGCGGCGACCGGCCACGGGTCCCGTGTCCTTCTCGCCGACGCCAACTACGCGCACGCCACCAACGTCCGCGCCGGTGCGCCGGTGATCCACCTGAACCTGCGTCCCGGCATGGTCCGCGTCGACGACGTCCTGGAGGTGCTCGTGGACGCCGTGCCGCTGGAGGCGGTGCACTCCATGCGTCCCGACGACGGCGGTGAACCCGGTGTCCTCGGCCGTTACCGCGACCTGCTCGGCCCGGCCCTGCCGGTCGAGCCGCTGCCACGGCAGGCCTTCTACGAGGCGGCGAAGGGGCCGGACGTGGCGTTCGCGGTGGCGACCGGCGACGAGCGGCTGTACGCCAACCTGCTGCTGACCATAGGTTTCGTCGTCCCCGCATGA
- the larB gene encoding nickel pincer cofactor biosynthesis protein LarB: protein MSESLDLGYARVDLGREARQGLPEVVYGPGKQVDEITGIVTTLLGRNTGPVLVTRVEPGVAADVLAAVPGGRHDPDARLLTWREAAPAGHTVAVVTAGTSDGPVAAEAAAVATALGLRTTVVRDVGVAGLHRVLAAVPDLRAADSVIVIAGMEGALASVVGGLVETPVIAVPTSTGYGAALEGVTALLAMLTSCAAGITVVNIDSGFGAALAAFRLTRRPG, encoded by the coding sequence ATGAGCGAGTCGCTCGACCTCGGGTACGCGCGGGTGGACCTCGGCCGCGAGGCCCGCCAAGGTCTGCCTGAGGTCGTCTACGGGCCCGGCAAACAGGTGGACGAGATCACCGGCATCGTCACCACGCTGCTCGGCAGGAACACCGGGCCGGTCCTTGTGACACGCGTCGAACCCGGCGTGGCCGCCGACGTGCTCGCGGCCGTCCCCGGTGGCCGGCACGACCCGGACGCACGCCTGCTCACCTGGCGCGAGGCCGCTCCGGCGGGACACACCGTGGCCGTGGTCACCGCGGGGACCTCCGACGGCCCGGTGGCCGCCGAGGCCGCCGCCGTCGCCACCGCGCTCGGGCTGCGCACGACGGTGGTGCGCGACGTCGGGGTGGCGGGCCTGCACCGCGTGCTGGCCGCCGTCCCCGACCTGCGCGCGGCCGACAGCGTGATCGTGATCGCCGGCATGGAGGGAGCGCTCGCCAGCGTCGTCGGCGGGCTCGTGGAGACACCGGTGATCGCCGTGCCGACCTCCACCGGGTACGGCGCGGCGCTCGAAGGCGTCACGGCCCTGCTGGCGATGCTCACCTCCTGCGCGGCGGGGATCACCGTGGTCAACATCGACTCGGGGTTCGGCGCCGCGCTCGCCGCCTTCCGCCTGACCAGGAGACCGGGATGA
- the larC gene encoding nickel pincer cofactor biosynthesis protein LarC — protein MILSLNPFGGLAGDMLLAALLDAGASLDAVRRAVALTGLTGWRVEAEQVRTGPLVAVRFRVEVEDDATERPAAELIAMAARAGLPVAEAALTAIAEVEGRLHGVPAAGVHLHELGGHDTLIDIVGCAAALRDLGVTRVHCAPLPLGGGTVRTRHGVLPVPAPATLALLQGAVVRGGAAGEAVTPTGAALLRAAGADYGPAPEMTLRATGYGAGTREVPGRPNVVVAMLGEPTAETTQQVVLSANLDDVTGEVLGHVIERALAAGAADAWVTPAVMKKTRPAHVLHVLTPPELAGRLEELVLAETGSLGLRRGVVDKVALPRHFETVRLHGQDVRMKHGPWGVKPEHDDLVRLAAATGRPLRQLAREALDAL, from the coding sequence ATGATCCTCAGCCTGAACCCGTTCGGCGGCCTCGCGGGGGACATGCTGCTCGCCGCGCTGCTCGACGCCGGCGCGTCACTCGACGCCGTACGCCGCGCCGTCGCACTGACGGGGCTGACCGGGTGGCGGGTGGAGGCCGAGCAGGTACGCACCGGGCCGCTGGTCGCCGTACGTTTCCGCGTCGAGGTCGAGGACGACGCCACCGAGCGTCCCGCGGCGGAGCTGATCGCGATGGCGGCCCGGGCCGGCCTGCCGGTCGCCGAAGCGGCGCTCACCGCGATCGCCGAGGTCGAAGGCAGGCTGCACGGTGTCCCCGCCGCCGGCGTGCACCTGCACGAGCTCGGCGGCCACGACACACTGATCGACATCGTCGGCTGCGCGGCGGCGCTCCGCGACCTCGGCGTCACGCGCGTCCACTGCGCGCCGCTTCCGCTCGGCGGCGGCACGGTGCGCACCCGCCACGGCGTGCTCCCCGTACCGGCCCCCGCCACGCTGGCCCTGCTCCAGGGGGCCGTCGTGCGCGGCGGCGCGGCGGGGGAGGCCGTCACCCCGACCGGGGCCGCGCTGCTGCGCGCCGCCGGCGCGGACTACGGCCCCGCGCCGGAGATGACGCTGCGCGCCACCGGGTACGGCGCCGGCACGCGCGAGGTCCCCGGCCGGCCCAACGTCGTCGTCGCCATGCTCGGGGAACCCACCGCCGAGACCACACAGCAGGTCGTGCTGTCGGCGAACCTCGACGACGTGACCGGCGAGGTCCTCGGTCACGTGATCGAGCGCGCGCTCGCCGCCGGGGCCGCCGACGCGTGGGTCACCCCCGCCGTCATGAAGAAGACCCGTCCCGCGCACGTCCTGCACGTGCTCACCCCGCCGGAACTCGCGGGCCGCCTGGAGGAGCTCGTGCTCGCCGAGACCGGCAGCCTCGGACTGCGGCGCGGTGTGGTGGACAAGGTCGCGCTGCCGCGTCACTTCGAGACCGTGCGCCTGCACGGCCAGGACGTGCGCATGAAGCACGGCCCGTGGGGGGTCAAACCCGAGCACGACGACCTGGTGAGACTGGCCGCGGCCACCGGCAGGCCACTGAGGCAACTCGCACGAGAGGCGCTGGACGCACTGTGA
- the larE gene encoding ATP-dependent sacrificial sulfur transferase LarE, which produces MGVVDDTTSETGATGAADTDGTTVPRRDGPHGDAVSDGLARLTARLRRQDALIVAYSGGADSALLAFAAARVLGARALAVTAVSPSLAAAERAAARAFARRHGLAHVEVCTDEADRPEYAANGADRCYHCKSALFDAVAPLAAAMGARVALGTNLDDLGDHRPGQRAAAERGAVAPLVEAGLTKAAVREISAKLGLETAAKPAAPCLASRVEYGDRVTPEVLRRVEAAEAALRAMGFPVCRVRAHAGGTLARVEVPRAEIPRVTELRERVDAAVRGAGFTFCSLDLSGFASGRLNALLPLLPS; this is translated from the coding sequence ATGGGTGTGGTCGACGACACGACCAGCGAGACCGGCGCGACCGGCGCGGCCGACACGGACGGCACGACCGTCCCGCGCCGGGACGGGCCGCACGGTGACGCCGTGAGTGACGGCCTGGCGCGGCTGACGGCGCGGCTGCGTCGGCAGGACGCGCTGATCGTCGCCTACTCCGGCGGCGCCGACTCCGCGCTGCTCGCCTTCGCCGCCGCCAGGGTGCTCGGCGCGCGCGCGCTCGCGGTGACCGCGGTCTCCCCCAGCCTCGCCGCCGCCGAGCGGGCCGCGGCCCGCGCGTTCGCGCGGCGGCACGGCCTGGCCCACGTCGAGGTGTGCACCGACGAGGCCGACCGGCCGGAGTACGCCGCCAACGGCGCCGACCGCTGCTACCACTGCAAGTCGGCGCTGTTCGACGCGGTGGCGCCGCTGGCCGCGGCGATGGGTGCTCGGGTCGCGCTCGGCACCAACCTCGACGACCTCGGCGACCACCGGCCCGGCCAGCGGGCCGCGGCCGAGCGCGGCGCCGTCGCGCCGCTGGTGGAGGCCGGCCTGACCAAGGCCGCCGTGCGCGAGATCAGCGCGAAGCTCGGCCTGGAGACCGCGGCCAAGCCCGCCGCGCCGTGCCTGGCCTCGCGGGTCGAGTACGGCGATCGGGTCACCCCCGAGGTCCTGCGCCGGGTCGAGGCCGCCGAGGCGGCGCTGCGCGCCATGGGCTTCCCCGTGTGCCGGGTGCGGGCCCACGCCGGCGGCACCCTCGCCAGGGTCGAGGTGCCGCGCGCGGAGATCCCCCGCGTCACCGAGCTGCGTGAGCGGGTCGACGCCGCGGTGCGCGGCGCCGGCTTCACGTTCTGCTCGCTCGACCTGTCGGGCTTCGCCTCCGGCCGCCTCAACGCGCTGCTGCCACTGCTTCCCTCGTAG
- a CDS encoding fumarylacetoacetate hydrolase family protein, producing MKLMRVGPPGRERPCVMGPDGRVLDLSSLTADIDGAFLEGGGVERVRTAMAAGELPEAGPYERVGAPVARPGKVVCIGLNYSDHAEETGATPPAEPVVFMKAPNTVVGPDDEVLVPRLSVKTDYEVELAVVLGRTARYLASPADAAEVIAGYAVANDVSEREFQIERGGQWDKGKSCETFNPLGPWLVTPEETGDPQALGLRLWVNGELRQNGSTKNQIFGVHHVIWYLSQFMVLEAGDVVNTGTPAGVALGRGPEAYLRAGDLVEVEIDGLGRQRQRMGQA from the coding sequence GTGAAGTTGATGCGTGTGGGTCCGCCGGGTCGTGAGCGGCCCTGCGTGATGGGGCCGGACGGCCGGGTTCTCGATCTGTCGTCGCTGACGGCGGACATCGACGGCGCGTTCCTCGAAGGCGGCGGCGTCGAGCGGGTGCGGACGGCGATGGCCGCGGGAGAGCTGCCGGAGGCGGGGCCGTACGAGCGGGTCGGCGCGCCGGTGGCCAGGCCAGGCAAGGTCGTCTGCATCGGCCTGAACTACTCCGACCACGCCGAGGAGACCGGCGCCACGCCACCCGCGGAGCCCGTGGTCTTCATGAAGGCCCCGAACACCGTGGTCGGTCCCGACGACGAGGTCCTCGTGCCGCGCCTCAGCGTGAAGACCGACTACGAGGTCGAGCTGGCCGTCGTCCTCGGCCGCACCGCGCGCTACCTGGCCTCGCCGGCGGACGCCGCCGAGGTGATCGCGGGATACGCCGTCGCCAACGACGTGTCGGAGCGCGAGTTCCAGATCGAGCGCGGCGGCCAGTGGGACAAGGGCAAATCGTGTGAAACATTCAACCCGCTCGGCCCCTGGCTGGTCACCCCCGAGGAGACCGGTGACCCGCAGGCACTGGGCCTGCGGCTGTGGGTCAACGGCGAGCTCCGCCAGAACGGCAGCACCAAGAACCAGATCTTCGGCGTGCACCACGTGATCTGGTACCTCAGCCAGTTCATGGTCCTCGAGGCCGGTGACGTGGTGAACACCGGCACCCCGGCGGGGGTCGCGCTCGGCCGCGGCCCCGAGGCGTATCTGCGCGCGGGTGACCTCGTCGAGGTGGAGATCGACGGTCTCGGCCGCCAGCGCCAGCGGATGGGGCAGGCATGA
- a CDS encoding SDR family NAD(P)-dependent oxidoreductase, with translation MSEPAAGRGEFGGLVAVVTGGASGIGQAVARELAARGAEVAVLDLKDTEFVCDVTDDDSVRRAVTAVAERYGRIDVLVNNAGIGAQGTVADNDDAEWRHVFDVNVFGVVRVTRAALPYLRRSPSAAVVNTCSIAATAGLPQRALYSASKGAVLALTRAMAADHVREGIRVNCVTPGTVDTPWVGRLLDAAPDPDGERAALRARQPHGRLVSAHEVACAVAYLASPAAGSTAGIELPVDGGMSGLRLRPPAP, from the coding sequence ATGAGCGAGCCGGCGGCCGGCCGGGGGGAGTTCGGCGGCCTGGTGGCCGTCGTCACCGGCGGCGCCTCCGGCATCGGCCAGGCCGTCGCGCGTGAGCTGGCCGCGCGCGGCGCCGAGGTGGCCGTCCTCGACCTCAAGGACACCGAGTTCGTGTGCGACGTCACCGACGACGACTCCGTGCGGCGCGCCGTCACGGCCGTCGCCGAGCGGTACGGCCGCATCGACGTGCTCGTCAACAACGCCGGCATCGGCGCGCAGGGGACGGTCGCCGACAACGACGACGCCGAGTGGCGCCACGTGTTCGACGTCAACGTGTTCGGCGTGGTCCGCGTGACCAGAGCGGCGCTGCCGTACCTGCGCAGGTCGCCGAGCGCCGCCGTCGTCAACACCTGCTCCATCGCCGCCACCGCCGGCCTGCCGCAGCGAGCCCTGTACTCCGCCTCCAAAGGCGCGGTGCTCGCGCTGACCCGCGCGATGGCGGCCGACCACGTCCGCGAGGGCATCCGCGTCAACTGCGTCACCCCCGGCACCGTCGACACCCCCTGGGTGGGACGTCTGCTGGACGCGGCCCCCGACCCCGACGGCGAGCGCGCCGCGCTGCGGGCCAGGCAGCCGCACGGCCGGCTGGTGAGCGCGCACGAGGTCGCCTGCGCCGTGGCCTACCTGGCGAGCCCCGCCGCCGGCTCCACGGCCGGCATCGAGCTGCCGGTGGACGGCGGGATGTCCGGTCTGCGGCTGCGGCCCCCCGCGCCATGA
- a CDS encoding L-fuconate dehydratase yields MPTITSVNVIDIRFPTSATLDGSDAMNPDGDYSAAYVVLETDEPDLAGYGLTFTIGRGNDLCVAAARQIGQRLTGCDVDQVAAGLGGLYRDIMADSQMRWLGPEKGVVHLSAAAVLNAAWDLAARRAGKPLWRLVADMSPEELVAACDFRYLSDALTPAEAVEMLTALAPTREARIAELAEHGYPGYTTSPGWLGYDDDKLRRLCREAVADGWTHVKLKVGARVEDDVRRLAIAREELGDRTLMIDANQVWDVPQAIDWVNRLAAYEPLWIEEPTSPDDILGHAAIRKAVAPVGVATGEHCHNRVMFKQLLQAGAIDYCQIDSCRLASVNEIIPVLLMAAKFGVPVCPHGGGVGLCELVQHMAIVDYVCVSGSLEGRVLEYVDHLHEHFTDPVRVERGRYRLPERPGYSARMHPESVAGYRYPDGHRWGG; encoded by the coding sequence ATGCCGACGATCACCTCCGTGAACGTGATCGACATCAGGTTCCCGACCTCCGCGACGCTCGACGGGTCGGACGCGATGAACCCGGACGGCGACTACTCGGCGGCGTACGTCGTGCTGGAGACCGACGAGCCGGACCTCGCCGGATACGGCCTGACGTTCACGATCGGCCGCGGCAACGACCTGTGCGTGGCCGCCGCCAGGCAGATCGGGCAACGGCTGACGGGCTGTGACGTGGACCAGGTGGCGGCCGGCCTCGGCGGGCTGTACCGCGACATCATGGCCGACAGCCAGATGCGCTGGCTCGGGCCGGAGAAAGGCGTGGTGCACCTGTCCGCCGCGGCCGTGCTGAACGCCGCGTGGGACCTCGCGGCGCGCCGGGCCGGCAAGCCGCTGTGGCGCCTGGTCGCCGACATGTCGCCTGAGGAACTGGTCGCCGCCTGCGACTTCCGCTACCTGTCCGACGCGCTGACCCCCGCCGAGGCCGTCGAGATGCTCACCGCGCTCGCCCCCACGCGCGAGGCCAGGATCGCCGAACTCGCCGAGCACGGGTACCCCGGCTACACCACCTCCCCCGGCTGGCTCGGCTACGACGACGACAAGCTGCGCCGCCTGTGCCGTGAGGCCGTCGCCGACGGCTGGACCCACGTCAAGCTCAAGGTCGGCGCGCGGGTCGAGGACGATGTGCGGCGGCTGGCCATCGCGCGCGAGGAGCTCGGCGACCGCACGCTGATGATCGACGCCAACCAGGTGTGGGACGTGCCGCAGGCCATCGACTGGGTGAACCGGCTCGCCGCGTACGAGCCGCTGTGGATCGAGGAGCCGACCAGCCCCGACGACATCCTCGGCCACGCGGCCATTCGCAAGGCCGTCGCGCCGGTCGGCGTGGCCACCGGCGAGCACTGCCACAACCGCGTCATGTTCAAGCAGCTCCTGCAGGCGGGGGCCATCGACTACTGCCAGATCGACTCCTGCCGCCTGGCCTCGGTCAACGAGATCATCCCGGTGCTGCTGATGGCGGCCAAGTTCGGCGTGCCGGTGTGCCCGCACGGCGGCGGCGTCGGCCTGTGCGAGCTCGTGCAGCACATGGCGATCGTCGACTACGTCTGCGTGAGCGGCAGCCTCGAAGGCCGCGTGCTCGAATACGTCGACCATCTGCACGAGCACTTCACCGACCCCGTGCGGGTCGAGCGCGGCCGGTACCGGCTGCCTGAGCGGCCCGGCTACAGCGCGCGGATGCACCCGGAGTCCGTGGCCGGCTACCGCTACCCTGATGGCCACCGCTGGGGAGGCTGA
- the larA gene encoding nickel-dependent lactate racemase produces the protein MRVDLAYGTGGLVVDLPGERTTVITPADRPAAPDEAAELRRALRDPVAGPPLRERVRPGQTVAVSACDGTRPQPRHLMIPAILDELDGVIDLGDVVILVATGTHRGNTPAELRAMFGDQVVDAVRIVNHDARDTSSLRWAGRHGKDVPVWLNREWLDADVRITTGFVEPHFFAGFSGGPKLVAPGLAALETVLTLHDAARIGDPRATWGVIEGNPVHDDVRAIAAATGVTFALDVMLNREQRIVRAFGGDLLPMHAAATAAVRQAAMRPVAEPFDVVVTTNAGFPLDQNLYQSVKGMSAAAQVVRPGGTIVCAAECRDGFPDHGSYREVLTSAASPEALFQEISRREVTVPDQWQVQIQARIQRAARVIMYTSGLGDAELATAHLERTGDVAATVADLPGRVCVLPEGPMTVPYLTQE, from the coding sequence GTGCGGGTTGACCTGGCCTACGGCACCGGCGGCCTTGTCGTGGACCTTCCCGGCGAGCGGACCACCGTGATCACCCCGGCCGACCGGCCGGCGGCACCCGACGAGGCCGCCGAGCTGCGGCGCGCGCTGCGCGACCCCGTGGCGGGCCCGCCGCTGCGTGAGCGCGTCCGGCCGGGCCAGACGGTCGCCGTCTCCGCGTGCGACGGCACCCGGCCGCAGCCGAGACACCTCATGATCCCGGCGATCCTCGACGAGCTCGACGGCGTGATCGACCTCGGCGACGTCGTGATCCTCGTCGCCACCGGCACCCATCGCGGCAACACCCCCGCCGAGCTGCGCGCCATGTTCGGCGACCAGGTCGTGGACGCCGTGCGCATCGTCAACCACGACGCGCGCGACACCTCGTCGCTGCGCTGGGCCGGCCGCCACGGCAAGGACGTCCCGGTATGGCTCAACCGCGAGTGGCTGGACGCCGACGTGCGCATCACCACCGGTTTCGTGGAGCCGCACTTCTTCGCCGGCTTCTCCGGCGGCCCGAAGCTCGTCGCACCGGGCCTCGCCGCGCTGGAGACGGTGCTCACCCTGCACGACGCGGCCCGCATCGGCGACCCGCGCGCCACCTGGGGTGTCATCGAGGGCAACCCCGTGCACGACGACGTCCGCGCCATCGCCGCCGCCACCGGCGTCACGTTCGCGCTCGACGTCATGCTGAACCGCGAGCAGCGCATCGTTCGGGCCTTCGGCGGCGACCTGCTCCCCATGCACGCCGCGGCCACCGCCGCCGTCCGGCAGGCCGCGATGCGGCCGGTCGCCGAGCCGTTCGACGTGGTGGTGACGACCAACGCGGGCTTCCCGCTCGACCAGAACCTCTACCAGTCGGTCAAGGGCATGAGCGCCGCCGCGCAGGTGGTCAGACCCGGCGGCACCATCGTCTGCGCCGCCGAGTGCCGCGACGGGTTCCCCGACCACGGCTCCTACCGTGAGGTCCTCACCTCCGCCGCCTCGCCTGAGGCGCTGTTCCAGGAGATCTCCCGCCGCGAGGTGACCGTCCCCGACCAGTGGCAGGTGCAGATCCAGGCCCGTATCCAGCGCGCGGCCCGCGTGATCATGTACACCTCCGGTCTCGGCGACGCCGAGCTGGCCACGGCACACCTGGAGCGCACCGGCGACGTGGCCGCCACCGTCGCCGATCTCCCCGGCCGGGTGTGCGTGCTGCCGGAGGGACCCATGACCGTCCCCTACCTCACGCAGGAGTAG
- a CDS encoding ABC transporter permease, with protein sequence MPETTATPATTGTPPGSPPPDGTGERRPGLRLARLRDFALVPAVIVIAIVGQIVNPIFLQGDNVINILQTMSEISLLVLAQTLVLVGGRMDLSLESTFGLAPGVAAWMTVAVGAGHGLGLLPGGWAIPVTLAVGALAGVVNALFIVRFGLNGFIVTLGMLIVLRGLLTGISGGQTFFNLPPSMTYLGSTLWLGVPASIWICLLLFAGGVVVLGYTRFGRSLYAIGGNIDAAKAAGIRTGRVLWITLITASLLAALGGLLLSGRLASVAAGQGSGAIFTVFAAAVIGGVSLNGGKGTVFGAFTGILLLYMIQNVLTLAGVPAQWIEALNGGIILTALAISRLTGGKVQE encoded by the coding sequence ATGCCTGAGACCACCGCCACCCCCGCCACGACCGGCACCCCGCCGGGCTCCCCGCCGCCGGACGGCACCGGGGAACGCCGGCCCGGGCTCCGCCTGGCGCGGCTGCGCGACTTCGCGCTGGTCCCCGCGGTCATCGTGATCGCCATCGTGGGGCAGATCGTCAACCCGATCTTCCTGCAGGGCGACAACGTGATCAACATCCTGCAGACCATGTCGGAGATCTCGCTGCTCGTGCTGGCGCAGACGCTCGTGCTGGTCGGCGGCAGGATGGACCTGTCGCTCGAGTCGACGTTCGGGCTGGCGCCGGGGGTGGCCGCCTGGATGACGGTCGCGGTCGGTGCGGGACACGGGCTCGGGCTGCTTCCCGGAGGGTGGGCCATCCCGGTCACCCTCGCGGTCGGCGCGCTCGCCGGTGTGGTGAACGCGCTGTTCATCGTCCGCTTCGGCCTCAACGGCTTCATCGTCACGCTCGGCATGCTGATCGTGCTGCGCGGCCTGCTCACCGGCATCTCCGGCGGCCAGACGTTCTTCAACCTCCCGCCGTCCATGACCTACCTCGGCTCCACCCTGTGGCTCGGGGTGCCGGCGTCGATCTGGATCTGCCTGCTGCTGTTCGCGGGAGGCGTCGTGGTCCTCGGGTACACGCGGTTCGGCCGCTCGCTGTACGCCATCGGCGGCAACATCGACGCCGCCAAGGCGGCCGGCATCCGCACCGGCCGGGTCCTGTGGATCACCTTGATCACGGCGAGCCTGCTCGCCGCGCTCGGCGGCCTGCTGCTGTCGGGCCGGCTGGCCTCGGTCGCCGCGGGCCAGGGGAGTGGAGCGATCTTCACGGTGTTCGCCGCCGCCGTCATCGGCGGGGTCAGCCTCAACGGCGGCAAGGGCACGGTGTTCGGCGCGTTCACCGGCATCCTGCTGCTCTACATGATCCAGAACGTGCTCACCCTCGCGGGTGTCCCGGCGCAGTGGATCGAGGCCCTGAACGGCGGGATCATCCTCACCGCGCTCGCCATCTCACGGCTCACCGGCGGCAAGGTACAGGAATGA